In Drosophila busckii strain San Diego stock center, stock number 13000-0081.31 chromosome 3R, ASM1175060v1, whole genome shotgun sequence, the sequence TCGTACCTGGCAgctgaataaatatttacattactTTTAAGCAGCTAAATGCTGTTCTCAAGTCATAGCCAAGTCATCAGTAAAGTCGAATCACACAACATTCAGAATGTTAAGACTTCAGTTGGTAAAAGTTTTTCTGCTCGtagtgctgctggtggcaagGACTGAATCCAAGCCAGCCAAAGGACGCAAGTCTGCATTTGGTAATTGAATACACGTTCAGTCTTCACAATTAGTCTCATGAATTTGTTTAAGGTTTGGGCCTGCTAGGAGGTGCATTGGCAGGCGCTGCTGTTGGTCATGCGGTAGTAAAGTCAAGCCAAGGACGTACTAATTCTCCcgctccagctgctgttgcaccaACCCGCGTAGTGGAGACTGGATCTTTAGATGCACGTGGTTGCTATAAGCAGACAATCAAGGAACCCGTTCAAGGCAACATCGGAATGTATATCGAAACGGAGCATCTTATTTGTCCCAATCCCCAAGCACCGCCAGCAGCACCCGTACAGGTTGTACACCAGCCATCTTTAGCTGTGCCTGTTAAAGTAGTACCGGTGGTGGTGTCAAATTACACACAGGCAGATACGTTTGCCAATTCATCAAATATTCCAACTAATGCTATCCATATACCAGATCATACTCTGATCCAAGTAGCTGCAACAAACCCACCTCCGACACTTGTTTATGCAGCAGCTCCCGTAGCACCAGTTCATCAGCCTGCCCTTGCAGGCACTGAACCTCGTATAATTCTAATTTCTCAAACTGTGAAGAAGCAGAAATCGGCAGCGCCAACTCTCAACATTTCCCATTGGCTTTTAATAATGGTAATCTTCTATTGCCTCGCAAGCAGAACATATAATAAAGTTGCGTAGAATTTCAGtatcatttaataaatatgtaacttGTGCCTAACTAAAGCCAAAcacattttatt encodes:
- the LOC108602558 gene encoding uncharacterized protein LOC108602558, coding for MLRLQLVKVFLLVVLLVARTESKPAKGRKSAFGLGLLGGALAGAAVGHAVVKSSQGRTNSPAPAAVAPTRVVETGSLDARGCYKQTIKEPVQGNIGMYIETEHLICPNPQAPPAAPVQVVHQPSLAVPVKVVPVVVSNYTQADTFANSSNIPTNAIHIPDHTLIQVAATNPPPTLVYAAAPVAPVHQPALAGTEPRIILISQTVKKQKSAAPTLNISHWLLIMVIFYCLASRTYNKVA